In Methanobacterium bryantii, the following proteins share a genomic window:
- the nrdD gene encoding anaerobic ribonucleoside-triphosphate reductase codes for MEDNLERQNSEITDKNVMETFITKSKMCVIKNNSILERFNQEKIVRSCLMVGAPLRVSEKIASRIAAIAYDDISTSEIKAMVHEELEKINRKIADKYKSANTMKVRTSRDTIESFDQKKIEKTLIVETDASGEVARKIAGQVWKELKKLDVEYLTAPMIREIVNTKLVENGLETIRRKYTRLGIPVYNITNLITNGSRDNANMIHNPETIHKYVADEALKQYALLNLPNELADAHMSGDIHIHDLEFFSARPLNCLQHDLRVFIKHGLKVDGTGDHTSVAGAPNHIETLMNHAGEIMLAAQQNMSGGQSMCLWNVFVAPFATGLPYEKVKQAVEMLIYNLNMAYAARGSQVPFTNINLEFTVPNFLKDEPAYGPKGKLVGTYGDFEEETRILQRAFTEIMLEGDADGKPHLFPNTAYVLRKECLKDEFKEDILRVHELSAKFGTPYFINMLPDYRGNLANYMGCRTSLTDNWTGDWSHDCLRTGNLAFVTLNLPRIAYNSKDDSDIFEYVDSYLNLAERVLKFRRNQAINCLDNYNLLPFLTQDIDGEKYYNIDNSTLSFGFVGLNEMLLSHCGAGIEDDNARKLGLDVIKYFNKKAEELKKETGLRWSVLQTPAESTAHRFAMLDKEKFGDEAITYGNKGSYYYTNSSHVPVDADVLLPEKIKIEEKFHPMTLGGHIFNAFMGESYSDPESLMGLTNKIAKKSDIGFWAYSSALSFCMKCKTLMKGLQDNCATCGEKNEVEWYDRITGYVQQVGHSKSASGGWNPGKMQELLDRKRF; via the coding sequence ATGGAAGACAATTTAGAAAGGCAAAATTCAGAGATAACTGATAAAAATGTTATGGAAACATTCATTACAAAATCAAAGATGTGTGTTATTAAAAACAACAGTATATTAGAACGATTTAATCAGGAAAAAATAGTCAGATCCTGTTTAATGGTTGGAGCTCCACTAAGGGTTTCTGAAAAAATTGCTTCACGAATTGCAGCTATAGCCTACGACGATATATCCACATCAGAAATTAAAGCAATGGTACATGAAGAACTTGAAAAGATCAATAGAAAAATTGCAGATAAGTATAAATCAGCTAACACCATGAAGGTCAGAACATCAAGGGACACTATAGAATCTTTTGATCAAAAGAAGATTGAAAAAACTTTAATTGTAGAAACAGATGCTTCTGGAGAAGTTGCACGAAAAATAGCAGGGCAAGTCTGGAAGGAACTTAAAAAATTAGATGTTGAATATTTAACTGCCCCCATGATCAGGGAAATTGTGAACACCAAGCTCGTTGAAAATGGTCTTGAAACCATTAGACGGAAATACACAAGGTTAGGTATCCCTGTCTACAATATAACAAACCTTATAACAAACGGTTCACGTGATAATGCTAATATGATACATAACCCTGAAACTATCCATAAATATGTTGCAGATGAAGCTTTAAAACAATATGCACTTCTCAATCTTCCAAATGAGCTTGCAGATGCACATATGAGTGGAGATATACACATTCATGACCTTGAATTTTTCTCAGCACGTCCTTTAAACTGTTTACAGCATGACCTGAGGGTTTTCATAAAACATGGACTTAAAGTAGACGGTACGGGGGATCACACTTCCGTGGCAGGCGCTCCCAACCACATCGAGACATTAATGAACCACGCAGGGGAAATAATGCTTGCAGCTCAACAGAACATGAGCGGAGGACAATCTATGTGTCTCTGGAATGTATTTGTAGCCCCATTTGCAACAGGTTTGCCCTATGAAAAAGTAAAACAAGCAGTTGAGATGTTAATATACAATCTAAACATGGCTTATGCCGCAAGGGGATCACAGGTTCCATTTACAAACATCAACTTAGAATTTACAGTCCCTAACTTCTTAAAAGATGAACCCGCCTACGGACCTAAAGGAAAACTTGTGGGAACATATGGGGACTTTGAAGAAGAAACACGAATTTTACAACGAGCATTTACCGAAATAATGCTTGAAGGAGATGCAGATGGCAAACCACATCTCTTCCCAAATACAGCTTATGTTTTAAGAAAAGAATGTTTAAAAGATGAATTTAAGGAAGATATACTGCGTGTCCATGAGCTTTCCGCAAAATTCGGGACACCTTACTTCATTAACATGCTCCCTGACTACAGGGGAAACCTGGCCAATTACATGGGATGCAGGACATCATTAACTGACAATTGGACTGGCGACTGGTCTCATGATTGTCTTAGAACAGGTAACCTGGCATTTGTTACATTGAACCTTCCACGAATTGCTTACAATTCCAAAGATGACAGCGATATATTTGAATACGTTGATTCCTACCTTAACTTAGCAGAAAGAGTCTTAAAATTCCGTAGAAATCAGGCCATTAACTGCCTTGATAATTATAACCTTTTACCATTTTTAACTCAAGATATAGACGGTGAAAAGTACTATAATATAGACAATTCAACTTTATCCTTTGGATTTGTAGGGCTAAACGAAATGCTGCTTTCTCACTGCGGGGCTGGAATTGAAGATGATAACGCCCGTAAATTAGGATTAGATGTAATAAAATACTTCAATAAAAAGGCAGAAGAACTTAAAAAAGAAACAGGATTAAGATGGAGTGTTCTCCAGACACCTGCAGAATCAACAGCACACAGATTCGCAATGTTAGATAAAGAGAAATTTGGAGATGAAGCTATTACATATGGTAACAAAGGATCCTATTACTATACCAATTCATCTCATGTTCCTGTGGATGCAGATGTGCTACTCCCCGAAAAGATTAAGATAGAAGAGAAATTCCACCCTATGACACTTGGAGGCCATATATTCAATGCATTTATGGGAGAATCTTATTCAGACCCAGAGTCACTCATGGGTCTTACAAATAAAATAGCCAAGAAATCAGATATAGGATTCTGGGCTTACAGCTCAGCTTTAAGTTTCTGTATGAAATGTAAAACCTTGATGAAAGGTTTACAGGACAACTGTGCTACATGTGGAGAAAAAAATGAAGTTGAATGGTACGATAGAATAACTGGATACGTGCAGCAGGTAGGTCATTCTAAATCAGCATCGGGTGGTTGGAATCCAGGTAAAATGCAGGAGCTTCTAGACAGAAAAAGGTTCTAA
- a CDS encoding nuclease-related domain-containing protein — MPYLICNECEIYYEIEPPFDPEALKTCEKCGLQLKYYENFDDYYNNENINLNDYEDEENFNIHSKYAKITTAGFILAIIGLFVFILAYVSPIFLISQSTNNFKNPDNLLNLSLQIIFLYITAVFIMATGVLTYLYGKRNGKIMKARVNNVNQRRITVKKNSTANYFKNLPEGYFILNKLKIRDKRIKINHVVIGPTGIFLIHINNLRGHYIINENKWIDNIGKIVSKTILNPQQVKLNAIELKRFLDSKNLNIDYMLLNSIVAFPNNNFTVRKMPRTYTVMNTREISNFIANSKVKMDLSTITEAVVLLERYCSKIVRS, encoded by the coding sequence ATGCCTTATTTAATCTGCAATGAGTGTGAAATTTATTATGAAATAGAACCACCTTTTGATCCCGAGGCTTTAAAAACCTGTGAAAAATGTGGCTTGCAGTTGAAATACTATGAAAACTTCGATGATTACTATAACAATGAAAATATTAACCTTAATGATTATGAAGATGAAGAAAATTTCAATATTCATTCAAAATATGCCAAAATTACCACTGCAGGTTTTATACTTGCAATCATAGGGTTATTTGTATTCATATTAGCTTATGTGTCTCCCATTTTTTTGATATCTCAAAGTACAAATAATTTTAAAAATCCAGACAATTTATTGAATTTATCTCTGCAGATAATATTTCTTTACATTACAGCTGTTTTTATTATGGCCACTGGCGTTCTTACTTATTTATATGGTAAAAGAAATGGAAAAATAATGAAGGCCCGCGTTAATAATGTAAATCAGCGGAGAATAACTGTGAAAAAAAATTCAACTGCAAATTATTTTAAGAATCTACCTGAAGGCTATTTTATTTTAAATAAGCTGAAAATCAGGGATAAAAGAATAAAAATTAATCATGTGGTAATTGGACCAACAGGCATCTTTTTAATCCATATCAATAATCTCCGCGGTCATTACATCATAAACGAAAATAAATGGATTGATAACATTGGTAAAATAGTCTCAAAAACTATCCTGAATCCACAGCAGGTTAAGCTGAATGCAATAGAATTAAAAAGGTTTTTAGATTCTAAAAATTTAAATATTGATTATATGCTGCTTAATTCAATTGTTGCATTCCCCAATAATAATTTTACAGTTAGAAAGATGCCGAGAACTTATACTGTGATGAATACTAGAGAAATATCTAATTTTATTGCTAACTCAAAAGTAAAAATGGATTTAAGTACTATTACTGAAGCTGTAGTTTTATTAGAGCGCTACTGCAGCAAGATAGTGCGCAGCTAA
- a CDS encoding STAS domain-containing protein, with protein sequence MDINTKRSNDILQISVKGRLDAFGALELDDAFNHVIKKNDTHIIIDMKDVHYLSSAGIRVLLQVNKKLQKRGGDLHLCHVNQYPSEVLEMTGLDNVFLVHTGKEKAISHITEKIDKTEINWNEVPTYTQNNIEITIYKSSQKSAILKAVGDISKVLFAQLEQKDIYSRKFSETEYSIGLGALGDNINEYLQILGEMITIGGTMVWLPTDGHDTPDFLTPYKDTGNVTIHTGFNAALEGDFNDIMIVKAKNGESFTISALYAAVFNIARQTQPNFNGVISIAMQADLDEFYSSGVKIAPVKKFAPENHQMITHEDNFKDWMDINSKPQYHGETMVSFGVGMDLSGSISTLEKEALHTLFYLNPANTGDNELILHNHAVIFKHIPLKKTCNLDKTIKNTVNKGKFMDMRHLLDNTKIKQAVIGVSYIKDIVFENE encoded by the coding sequence ATGGACATAAATACCAAAAGAAGTAATGATATCCTGCAAATCTCTGTTAAAGGAAGGTTAGATGCATTTGGGGCGTTAGAATTAGATGATGCATTTAATCACGTAATTAAAAAGAACGATACTCATATAATTATAGACATGAAAGATGTCCATTATTTAAGCAGTGCTGGTATCAGGGTCCTTCTTCAGGTAAATAAAAAGCTCCAAAAAAGAGGTGGAGACCTCCATTTATGCCATGTAAATCAATACCCCTCAGAAGTACTGGAAATGACGGGGTTAGATAATGTATTTTTAGTCCATACTGGAAAAGAAAAAGCAATATCCCACATTACAGAGAAAATAGATAAAACAGAAATAAACTGGAATGAAGTACCCACCTATACTCAAAATAATATTGAAATAACCATTTATAAATCATCACAGAAATCTGCTATTTTGAAGGCTGTTGGAGACATATCTAAGGTTTTGTTTGCTCAATTAGAGCAGAAAGATATTTATTCTAGAAAATTCTCAGAAACTGAATATTCCATCGGTCTTGGTGCATTAGGAGATAATATAAATGAATACCTGCAAATTCTCGGTGAAATGATTACCATAGGCGGGACAATGGTCTGGCTCCCAACAGACGGGCATGATACCCCTGACTTTTTAACTCCGTATAAAGATACGGGAAATGTAACTATCCATACAGGGTTTAATGCAGCATTAGAAGGAGATTTTAATGACATAATGATTGTAAAAGCTAAAAATGGAGAAAGCTTTACTATAAGCGCTCTTTATGCTGCTGTATTTAATATTGCACGTCAAACTCAGCCCAATTTCAATGGAGTTATAAGTATAGCCATGCAGGCAGATTTAGATGAATTTTACAGCTCAGGGGTTAAAATTGCACCTGTTAAAAAATTTGCACCTGAAAATCACCAGATGATAACACACGAAGATAACTTTAAAGACTGGATGGATATAAACAGTAAGCCCCAATATCATGGGGAAACAATGGTAAGCTTCGGTGTGGGTATGGATCTTAGTGGAAGCATATCAACCCTAGAAAAAGAAGCCTTACACACATTGTTCTATTTAAATCCTGCAAATACTGGAGATAACGAACTGATCTTACATAACCACGCTGTTATTTTCAAACATATCCCCCTTAAAAAAACATGCAATTTAGATAAAACAATTAAAAATACAGTAAATAAAGGAAAATTTATGGATATGCGCCATCTGCTGGACAATACAAAAATTAAGCAGGCTGTTATTGGTGTTTCATATATTAAAGATATTGTTTTTGAGAATGAATAA
- a CDS encoding threonine/serine exporter family protein, with translation MGENNELKSVKNAVGTKDGRSIHGMFEFLTELGKALIAAGISVTAVQSILEDITEAYNVKAEIIVFPTLLIIKLGDEESAPLTAANQLPGSLPLHQVSELYELIYKAEKAEISPLEGKKRVKDILSQKHRFGPAGILIGYILFAIGLGMLLQPTLQQLIASGGAGAIVGLLLILGKNRPRLGLILPVVAALLVSIFIFWGIKQGLIVGSIAVLIPALAYFLPGATFTTGMFELASGNIISGSSRVIYGVAVLFLLLFGVLMGMQIIGLPQEEVIATVPFNICQGWISFFGVMIFAVGMYFFMSIRNRDLPWILLVLYIAFFGQQFGNYFIGGFSGAFLGSLLMTISGTLIGRSPIRTPSFVSILPAFWILVPGSIGFISIASLVGQNYFSAVNNLTAVVMTVVAISLGLLVGAAIVEPLKLGKIKPKSL, from the coding sequence ATGGGTGAAAATAACGAATTAAAATCAGTTAAAAATGCGGTGGGCACCAAAGACGGCAGATCCATACACGGAATGTTCGAATTTTTAACTGAACTCGGCAAGGCCTTAATAGCAGCAGGAATTTCAGTAACAGCAGTGCAGTCAATTTTAGAAGATATTACAGAAGCATATAACGTTAAAGCCGAAATAATTGTCTTTCCTACCCTTCTAATTATAAAATTAGGTGATGAAGAATCAGCCCCTTTAACTGCAGCTAATCAATTACCCGGTTCCTTACCATTGCATCAGGTTTCAGAACTTTATGAACTGATATACAAAGCCGAAAAAGCTGAAATATCTCCACTTGAAGGGAAAAAACGTGTTAAAGATATTCTTTCGCAAAAACACCGTTTTGGCCCTGCAGGCATACTAATTGGTTATATACTGTTTGCCATAGGTTTAGGGATGCTTTTACAGCCTACCCTCCAGCAGTTAATTGCATCTGGAGGGGCAGGAGCAATTGTTGGGCTGCTGCTAATTTTAGGGAAAAATCGCCCGCGTTTAGGGCTTATATTACCCGTAGTTGCTGCTCTGCTTGTCTCAATTTTTATATTCTGGGGAATTAAACAGGGATTAATAGTAGGATCTATTGCAGTGCTGATTCCAGCCCTGGCCTATTTTTTACCCGGAGCCACATTTACAACAGGGATGTTTGAACTCGCATCAGGGAATATAATCTCCGGCTCAAGCAGAGTTATTTATGGGGTGGCAGTTCTATTCCTGCTTCTTTTTGGAGTTTTAATGGGAATGCAGATAATAGGCTTGCCTCAAGAAGAAGTTATAGCCACTGTCCCCTTCAACATATGTCAAGGATGGATATCCTTCTTTGGAGTCATGATTTTTGCCGTTGGAATGTACTTTTTCATGTCCATACGTAATAGAGACCTGCCGTGGATACTGCTGGTCCTCTACATAGCTTTCTTTGGACAGCAGTTTGGAAACTATTTTATTGGCGGATTTTCAGGGGCTTTCTTAGGTTCACTTCTTATGACAATCAGCGGGACTCTTATAGGGCGTTCGCCAATTAGGACTCCCAGCTTTGTATCGATACTACCTGCTTTCTGGATTTTAGTGCCGGGTTCCATAGGTTTTATTAGTATAGCATCACTTGTAGGCCAAAATTACTTTTCAGCCGTTAACAACCTTACAGCAGTTGTAATGACCGTTGTTGCTATTTCACTGGGGTTACTGGTAGGGGCAGCCATTGTTGAGCCTTTAAAATTAGGGAAAATTAAACCTAAATCACTGTAA